A genomic region of Torulaspora delbrueckii CBS 1146 chromosome 7, complete genome contains the following coding sequences:
- the SGT2 gene encoding Sgt2p (similar to Saccharomyces cerevisiae SGT2 (YOR007C); ancestral locus Anc_6.21): MSPSNKEVASLIVDYLSQLVEKKAVSEEAIDSLNVAIDCIGESFEVQKGDSKAVFGGKGLVELLQNESGSSSETATTQAESIKVNIPAEDAETKAKAETLKLEGNKAMACKDFDLAIKKYSDAIEVLPTNAVYYANRAAAHSSMKAYEEAIKDAESAIKTDPTYSKGYSRLGYAKFALGQAEDALEAYKKVLDIEGDKASDVMKRDYETAKKKVEQSLDLEKKPETQARGADAGAGGAGGSGGFGDFASMLGGGLGGLLNNPQLMQAAQQMMQNPQAMSQMESMMQNPGVRQMAENFAQGNGMPNMGDLMNNPALRDMAGSLFGGANGNAPNDVPKNSDNGSN; the protein is encoded by the coding sequence ATGTCTCCAAGTAATAAGGAAGTTGCTTCTTTAATCGTTGATTATTTATctcaattggttgaaaagaaggCAGTCTCAGAAGAGGCTATCGATTCATTAAACGTGGCCATCGATTGTATTGGTGAGTCCTTTGAAGTTCAAAAGGGCGATTCAAAAGCAGTCTTCGGTGGTAAGGGTCTAGTTGAACTTTTGCAGAACGAATCTGgctcttcatctgaaaCTGCCACTACTCAAGCCGAGAGTATTAAGGTCAATATACCAGCGGAAGATGCTGAAACGAAGGCCAAAGCagagactttgaaattggaaggtAACAAAGCCATGGCTTGTAAGGACTTTGATTTGGCTATCAAAAAATATAGCGATGCAATTGAAGTTTTGCCTACTAATGCTGTTTATTACGCCAACAGAGCTGCTGCTCATTCCTCTATGAAGGCTTACGAAGAAGCTATCAAGGATGCAGAGAGTGCCATCAAGACAGACCCAACATACTCTAAGGGCTACTCGAGACTTGGTTACGCCAAGTTTGCGTTGGGTCAGGCGGAAGATGCTTTAGAAGCTTACAAGAAGGTTCTTGATATTGAGGGTGACAAGGCCAGCGACGTGATGAAGAGAGATTACGAGactgcaaagaagaaagttgagCAATCCttggatttggagaaaaagCCAGAAACTCAGGCTAGAGGTGCCGATGCAGGTGCAGGTGGCGCAGGTGGTTCCGGTGGTTTCGGGGACTTTGCTTCTATGTTGGGAGGTGGTCTTGGTGGTTTGTTGAATAACCCTCAATTGATGCAAGCTGCTCAACAAATGATGCAAAACCCACAAGCTATGTCCCAAATGGAGAGTATGATGCAAAACCCAGGTGTTAGACAGATGGCCGAAAACTTTGCCCAGGGCAATGGTATGCCAAATATGGGTGACTTGATGAACAACCCAGCTCTAAGAGATATGGCTGGTAGCCTGTTCGGAGGCGCTAATGGTAACGCTCCAAATGATGTCCCCAAGAACTCAGACAATGGTAGCAACTAG